From Thiomicrospira sp. XS5, one genomic window encodes:
- the mnmC gene encoding bifunctional tRNA (5-methylaminomethyl-2-thiouridine)(34)-methyltransferase MnmD/FAD-dependent 5-carboxymethylaminomethyl-2-thiouridine(34) oxidoreductase MnmC: protein MTSANIEWTPEQVPKAVDFDDIYYSLRSGLVEADYVFVQQNRLPERFAALPPKTVFTVAETGFGTGLNFLQTLRSWFENAPKSSELRFISFEKFPLSVEDLKKAHSAFDELGTLSQALRDAYPLRLPGWHEVLLFDGKVRLIVWFGDVLQGLAEFDCLVDAWFLDGFTPSKNPDMWQPNVYTNMARLSHAETTFATFTVAGEVRRGLQKAGFEVEKAPGFEFKREMCHGRLAQVRSFASKAPWFRMPDSIVASERRAIVVGAGLAGATVARQLAQQGWSVQVVEAAAQPAQQASGNLAGAIHPLVTADWNLRSQFYLRGFETTLKWLEPWLAAHEIVGELNGLMQLAVTDTIDTRLRESLKRVGLPPEFAVWCNAEQAGEHIGQATPFEGMFFPQGGWVRPSTVVEQCLAHDAIELRLSETVVDFTQNGQAWSVLTDKAQLEADVLVVATGALDERLNRKLGLPVRRVKGQVTHLSASEFQTPLHCTVTHRGYTVNGAFGGDAPYTAVTGATFEGADSSVELSETAQADNRAMVTEALPDWLAGETGLHGNIGFRPAVADHLPLVGAVPNPEWMRQAYLTEPRTKALHTYSPQRYQTGLFVSNGHGARGLMSVFLSAEIIGRMVSGEMAVMSKNLYHAVHPSRFDIRSWRSGKKSY from the coding sequence ATGACCTCAGCCAACATTGAATGGACACCGGAACAGGTGCCCAAAGCCGTGGATTTTGACGACATCTACTATTCGCTTCGCAGTGGCCTGGTTGAAGCCGATTATGTGTTCGTGCAGCAAAACCGACTCCCGGAGCGTTTTGCCGCCTTGCCGCCAAAGACGGTGTTTACCGTGGCGGAAACCGGTTTTGGCACTGGGTTGAATTTTTTGCAGACATTACGTTCCTGGTTTGAAAATGCACCGAAAAGTTCTGAATTGCGTTTTATTTCATTTGAAAAGTTTCCACTGAGTGTCGAAGATTTAAAAAAAGCGCATTCTGCTTTTGATGAATTAGGGACGCTGTCGCAAGCGTTGCGTGATGCTTACCCGCTTCGCTTGCCCGGCTGGCATGAAGTGCTGTTATTTGACGGGAAAGTTCGGTTAATTGTTTGGTTTGGCGATGTTTTGCAGGGATTGGCTGAGTTTGACTGTTTGGTGGATGCTTGGTTTTTGGATGGCTTTACGCCGAGTAAAAACCCGGATATGTGGCAACCGAATGTATACACCAATATGGCGCGTTTAAGCCATGCCGAAACCACGTTTGCCACTTTTACCGTCGCGGGCGAGGTGCGCCGTGGCTTGCAAAAAGCCGGCTTTGAGGTGGAAAAGGCCCCCGGTTTTGAATTTAAGCGTGAAATGTGTCATGGCCGTTTGGCCCAGGTACGAAGCTTTGCGTCGAAGGCGCCTTGGTTTAGGATGCCAGACTCGATTGTTGCGTCCGAGCGGCGGGCGATCGTGGTAGGGGCTGGGTTGGCCGGGGCGACGGTGGCGCGCCAGTTGGCACAGCAAGGTTGGTCGGTGCAAGTGGTGGAGGCGGCTGCGCAACCTGCCCAGCAGGCGTCCGGTAATTTGGCCGGTGCCATTCATCCGTTGGTGACGGCGGATTGGAATCTGCGCAGTCAGTTTTATTTGCGAGGGTTCGAAACCACCTTGAAGTGGTTAGAACCCTGGCTGGCGGCGCATGAAATTGTGGGCGAACTCAACGGGTTGATGCAATTAGCGGTGACCGACACCATTGATACACGTTTGCGAGAAAGCTTGAAGCGCGTTGGGTTGCCGCCGGAGTTTGCGGTCTGGTGCAATGCCGAACAAGCGGGAGAGCATATTGGACAAGCGACGCCGTTTGAGGGGATGTTTTTCCCGCAAGGGGGGTGGGTGCGCCCGTCGACCGTGGTGGAGCAATGTTTGGCACACGATGCGATTGAATTGCGTTTGAGCGAGACGGTGGTGGATTTCACGCAAAACGGCCAGGCCTGGTCGGTTTTAACGGATAAAGCGCAATTGGAAGCGGACGTCCTAGTGGTGGCCACCGGTGCTTTGGACGAGCGCTTGAATCGAAAATTGGGCTTGCCGGTTCGTCGGGTGAAAGGGCAGGTGACGCATTTGTCGGCGAGCGAGTTTCAGACACCCTTGCATTGTACCGTGACGCATCGCGGTTATACGGTTAATGGCGCGTTTGGCGGTGATGCGCCCTATACGGCCGTCACCGGCGCGACTTTTGAAGGGGCTGATTCGAGTGTCGAGTTATCCGAAACCGCTCAGGCCGACAATCGTGCCATGGTGACCGAAGCCTTGCCGGATTGGTTGGCTGGAGAGACAGGTTTGCACGGTAACATCGGGTTTCGTCCGGCCGTCGCCGACCACCTGCCGTTGGTGGGCGCGGTGCCGAATCCGGAATGGATGCGGCAAGCCTATTTAACTGAGCCGCGAACGAAGGCATTGCATACGTATTCACCGCAACGTTACCAAACGGGGTTGTTTGTCAGTAACGGCCATGGTGCCCGTGGGCTGATGTCGGTCTTTCTCAGCGCGGAAATCATTGGGCGGATGGTGTCTGGTGAGATGGCCGTGATGTCGAAAAACCTTTACCATGCCGTCCATCCTTCGCGCTTTGATATTCGAAGCTGGCGCAGTGGCAAAAAGTCATACTAA
- the uvrD gene encoding DNA helicase II, with translation MDISHILNDLNDAQREAVTVDDRHALILAGAGSGKTRVLVHRIAWLTEVMGFSAYNILAVTFTNKAASEMRGRVEALIGNQSQGITMGTFHGIAYRLLRTHYQEAGLPQAFQILDADDQKRVIKRLLKALELDEAQWPHKQVQAFINGEKEEGRRPHHIDAGHNPYVRKMVQIYQAYEEQCKRAGLVDFAELLLRAHELWLKNPQVLAHYQNRYRHILVDEFQDTNTLQYAWLRVLAGATGKLFIVGDDDQSIYGWRGAKIENIRRFDEDFSDVKTVRLEQNYRSTNVILKAANALIAHNQDRMGKNLWSAGEDGEPIQIYEAFNEQDEARYICNQIEAWCEQGGSRSEIAVLYRSNAQSRVMEQALLQAQIPYRVYGGLRFYDRAEIKDVLAYLRLLISREDDAAFERVYNHPPRGIGNKTADQIREVARMEEISLWQAANQLVEAGLTARAKTSVNGFLSLIESLDQSTEGQALQDQVMQVVSRSGLQLHFEKDTSEQGQSRLENIDELINAVSQFKPMRTNESVADLPSDAFDEPNFDNPLAEFLAQAALEAGEQQADHWESSVQLMTLHAAKGLEFPLVFMIGLEEGLFPSQQSQEDPYRLEEERRLAYVGITRAEKQLMISYANRRRMHGSEFYPLPSRFLKEIPEDCVQHVRLKGSAQATTASSYGGGFGSGASATLNESGYQAGERVFHQKFGEGMVLATEGAGDHARIQVNFNHAGTKWLVAAFAKLEKL, from the coding sequence ATGGATATTTCACATATATTAAATGATTTAAATGACGCCCAGCGAGAAGCGGTGACGGTGGACGACCGTCATGCGTTGATTCTTGCCGGTGCCGGCAGTGGCAAAACCCGGGTGCTGGTGCATCGCATTGCCTGGTTGACGGAGGTGATGGGGTTTTCGGCGTATAACATTCTGGCCGTGACCTTCACCAATAAAGCCGCCAGCGAAATGCGCGGCCGGGTGGAGGCGTTGATCGGCAATCAGTCGCAAGGCATTACCATGGGCACCTTCCACGGCATTGCTTACCGCTTGTTGCGCACCCATTATCAGGAAGCCGGTCTGCCGCAAGCCTTTCAGATTCTCGATGCCGATGACCAGAAACGTGTGATCAAGCGGTTACTAAAAGCCTTGGAACTGGACGAAGCGCAATGGCCGCATAAGCAGGTGCAGGCGTTTATCAACGGTGAAAAAGAAGAAGGTCGCCGTCCGCATCACATTGACGCCGGACACAATCCGTATGTGCGCAAGATGGTGCAGATTTATCAAGCCTACGAAGAACAGTGCAAGCGGGCAGGCCTGGTGGATTTTGCCGAATTATTGCTGCGCGCCCACGAATTGTGGCTGAAGAATCCGCAAGTGTTGGCGCATTACCAAAATCGTTACCGTCATATTCTGGTGGACGAATTTCAAGACACCAATACCTTGCAATACGCCTGGTTGCGGGTGTTGGCGGGCGCCACGGGCAAATTGTTTATTGTCGGGGATGACGACCAATCCATTTACGGTTGGCGTGGGGCGAAAATCGAGAACATCCGCCGTTTCGACGAGGATTTTTCCGATGTGAAAACCGTTCGCCTGGAGCAGAACTACCGTTCCACTAATGTGATTTTGAAAGCCGCCAATGCGTTGATTGCGCACAACCAGGACCGGATGGGGAAAAACCTTTGGAGTGCCGGCGAAGACGGCGAGCCGATTCAAATTTACGAAGCCTTCAACGAGCAGGATGAAGCGCGCTATATCTGTAATCAGATTGAAGCCTGGTGCGAACAAGGCGGCAGCCGTTCGGAAATTGCGGTGTTGTACCGTTCCAACGCCCAGTCGCGCGTCATGGAGCAGGCGCTGTTGCAGGCGCAGATTCCGTATCGGGTGTATGGCGGTTTGCGGTTTTACGATCGTGCCGAAATCAAGGATGTGTTGGCTTATCTGCGCCTGTTGATCAGTCGCGAAGACGATGCCGCCTTCGAACGGGTGTATAACCATCCGCCGCGCGGCATCGGCAATAAAACCGCCGACCAAATCCGCGAAGTGGCACGAATGGAGGAAATTTCGCTCTGGCAAGCGGCCAATCAGTTGGTGGAAGCCGGTTTAACGGCGCGTGCCAAAACCTCGGTGAATGGCTTTTTGTCGCTCATTGAGTCGCTGGATCAAAGCACCGAAGGGCAGGCGTTGCAGGACCAGGTCATGCAGGTGGTGTCGCGCTCCGGCTTGCAATTGCATTTTGAAAAAGACACATCGGAGCAAGGGCAAAGCCGTTTGGAAAACATCGACGAATTGATCAACGCTGTCAGTCAATTCAAGCCGATGCGCACAAACGAAAGTGTGGCTGATTTGCCGAGCGATGCCTTCGATGAACCGAATTTCGATAACCCTCTGGCGGAGTTTTTGGCGCAGGCAGCGTTGGAAGCCGGTGAACAACAGGCGGACCATTGGGAATCGTCGGTGCAGTTGATGACGCTGCATGCCGCCAAAGGCCTGGAATTTCCGTTAGTGTTTATGATTGGTTTGGAAGAAGGCTTGTTCCCGTCTCAACAATCGCAGGAAGATCCGTATCGATTGGAAGAAGAGCGTCGCCTGGCCTATGTCGGCATTACACGGGCGGAAAAACAGTTGATGATCTCCTACGCGAACCGTCGCCGGATGCATGGTTCGGAGTTTTATCCATTACCATCGCGCTTTTTAAAAGAGATCCCCGAAGACTGTGTGCAGCATGTGCGTTTAAAAGGATCGGCTCAGGCGACCACGGCGTCTTCTTATGGCGGTGGTTTTGGTTCAGGCGCGTCCGCTACTTTGAACGAAAGCGGCTATCAAGCCGGTGAACGGGTGTTTCATCAGAAGTTCGGGGAGGGCATGGTGTTGGCGACCGAGGGGGCCGGTGACCATGCGCGCATTCAGGTGAATTTCAATCATGCCGGTACCAAGTGGCTGGTGGCGGCCTTTGCCAAACTGGAGAAATTGTGA
- a CDS encoding ATP-binding cassette domain-containing protein — translation MFRVEELGISSLLAPVSFALAEQEILMVSGVSGSGKSLLLRALADLEAHSGQAWLNLEEQAAFPSPVWRRRVMWFPAETAWWEDAVLAHYPPAAIENDQAWLLSGLSALGLSKSILKQPVAALSSGEKQRLALLRGLAFRPKVLLLDEVTANLDPNTTLAVEALVQAYLAEVGGCAVWVSHDPAQSERLASRQLTLSKISAS, via the coding sequence ATGTTCCGCGTCGAGGAATTGGGCATTTCGTCCTTGTTGGCGCCGGTATCGTTTGCTTTGGCCGAACAAGAAATTTTAATGGTGTCCGGCGTGTCCGGTTCCGGTAAGTCGCTTTTGTTGCGCGCGTTGGCCGACTTGGAGGCGCATTCCGGCCAGGCCTGGTTGAATTTGGAAGAGCAGGCGGCCTTTCCCTCGCCGGTGTGGCGGCGTCGGGTGATGTGGTTTCCGGCGGAAACGGCCTGGTGGGAAGATGCGGTTTTGGCGCATTATCCGCCAGCGGCCATTGAAAATGACCAGGCCTGGTTATTATCCGGTTTGTCGGCTTTGGGGCTGTCAAAATCGATTCTGAAGCAGCCGGTGGCAGCGTTGTCGAGTGGCGAAAAACAACGGTTGGCGTTGTTGCGTGGGCTGGCGTTCCGGCCGAAAGTCTTGTTGTTGGATGAGGTGACGGCCAATCTGGATCCGAATACGACCTTGGCGGTCGAAGCATTGGTACAGGCGTATTTGGCGGAAGTCGGTGGTTGCGCCGTTTGGGTGTCGCACGATCCGGCGCAGTCGGAAAGGCTGGCTTCCCGGCAATTGACGCTGTCAAAAATTTCGGCTTCGTAA
- a CDS encoding carboxymuconolactone decarboxylase family protein produces MERLQETGQLMGRLMEDMPDQLKEFSAFIKIAEKDGAMDAKSKHLILLSLAIAFQCAWCIAVHAKDCVEANATKEEMLEAAMMAVVMGGGPKLMYMEILYEELDKYFDK; encoded by the coding sequence ATGGAAAGATTACAGGAAACCGGACAACTGATGGGGCGTCTAATGGAGGATATGCCGGACCAACTGAAAGAGTTCAGTGCTTTCATTAAGATCGCCGAAAAAGACGGGGCAATGGATGCCAAAAGCAAGCATTTAATTCTGCTATCGCTGGCCATTGCGTTCCAATGCGCCTGGTGCATCGCCGTCCACGCTAAAGATTGTGTTGAGGCCAACGCCACCAAAGAAGAAATGCTGGAAGCCGCGATGATGGCGGTCGTCATGGGTGGCGGACCGAAACTAATGTATATGGAAATCCTGTACGAAGAACTGGATAAATACTTCGACAAATAA
- a CDS encoding 3',5'-cyclic-nucleotide phosphodiesterase, translating to MKLRVLGCNGGIAPGHGTSAFLINDSLLIDSGTGVESLSPLEMSKVKNVLLTHSHLDHISHLPFLLNNIINSFDEPVQVYGILPTIEALKEHIFNDIIWPNFLKIPTDERPCVVLNTVDYNDVLDLDGFKVRLVPVQHSIPSTGFIVSSKNTSIGFTGDCYQNDIFWLTLNGLAPVNMLIVDNQYAESEKNISTLAQHYYPALLRKDLLKLNYKPPLFLTNVPPVDNHAIVYEIENELNDWNPTILKTNDFFVLKETEES from the coding sequence ATGAAGTTACGGGTTCTCGGTTGTAATGGCGGAATTGCTCCTGGGCATGGTACCTCTGCTTTTTTAATTAATGACTCTCTGTTAATTGACTCGGGAACAGGAGTTGAAAGTTTAAGTCCATTAGAAATGTCTAAGGTGAAAAATGTCTTACTAACACATAGTCATTTGGATCATATTTCGCATTTACCATTTTTATTGAATAATATTATCAACTCCTTTGATGAACCTGTTCAGGTTTATGGAATTTTGCCAACCATTGAAGCATTAAAGGAGCATATTTTTAATGATATTATTTGGCCCAATTTTTTGAAGATCCCTACAGATGAAAGGCCTTGCGTTGTTTTAAATACTGTTGATTATAATGATGTTTTAGACCTTGACGGTTTTAAAGTTCGGTTGGTGCCTGTCCAACATTCTATTCCTTCCACGGGATTTATTGTTTCTTCAAAGAACACTTCAATAGGTTTTACAGGGGACTGCTATCAAAATGATATTTTTTGGTTAACGCTCAATGGGCTGGCACCAGTTAATATGCTAATTGTTGACAATCAATATGCTGAATCAGAAAAAAATATTAGTACTTTAGCCCAGCATTACTACCCGGCTTTATTAAGAAAAGACTTGTTAAAGTTGAATTATAAACCACCTCTTTTTTTAACCAATGTCCCTCCTGTCGATAATCATGCGATTGTTTATGAAATAGAAAATGAGCTTAACGATTGGAACCCAACCATACTAAAGACAAATGATTTTTTTGTATTAAAAGAAACGGAAGAAAGCTAA
- a CDS encoding type B 50S ribosomal protein L31 produces the protein MQAGIHPEYNEVVFQDISTGETFLTRSTIEKTSGDTITLDGKEYPLVRIEVSSASHPFFTGKQSLVDTEGRVEKFRQKYGMRK, from the coding sequence ATGCAAGCAGGCATTCATCCAGAATACAATGAAGTGGTTTTCCAGGACATCTCGACTGGTGAAACCTTTTTAACTCGTTCTACGATTGAAAAGACTTCTGGCGACACCATTACTTTAGACGGCAAAGAATACCCACTAGTTCGTATCGAAGTTTCTAGTGCTTCACATCCTTTCTTCACTGGTAAGCAATCACTGGTCGATACGGAAGGACGTGTTGAAAAATTCCGTCAAAAATACGGTATGCGCAAGTAA
- the trxA gene encoding thioredoxin TrxA — protein sequence MSDNMIATSDANFDSEVLQSDVPVLVDFWAEWCGPCKMIAPILDEVAGEYAGKIKVAKLNIDENPATPPKYGVRGIPTLVLFKNGEVDATQVGALSKSQLCAFLDGNL from the coding sequence ATGAGTGACAACATGATTGCAACCTCTGATGCAAACTTTGACAGTGAAGTACTACAGTCCGACGTTCCTGTTTTGGTGGACTTCTGGGCCGAATGGTGTGGTCCTTGTAAAATGATCGCGCCAATTTTGGACGAGGTTGCCGGTGAATACGCAGGGAAAATCAAAGTCGCTAAATTGAACATCGACGAAAACCCAGCGACGCCGCCAAAATATGGCGTGCGCGGTATTCCGACATTGGTTCTATTCAAAAACGGTGAAGTGGACGCCACGCAAGTCGGCGCGCTTTCTAAGTCTCAATTGTGTGCATTCTTAGACGGTAACCTATAA
- a CDS encoding YfaZ family outer membrane protein: MPSWWKNGKKLLLVVLLSISYASYGAVSGYAGLDLSVSDDAAKFGVYSLKETPSDITNLGLDLFFNTQSDYFVDVFGSISRKGLLGNRNLELGLKGKLFYLDQDSNSKMGYGLMLGVLGRYWLPTPMPSAIYADYLYAPEVIVFGDAKNAYDWTIRGELQVTQNIMAYLGVRQLQAEFSSTSHEFDGNAHVGVKIAF; encoded by the coding sequence ATGCCATCTTGGTGGAAAAATGGAAAAAAACTTTTATTGGTGGTTTTGTTAAGTATTTCCTATGCCTCTTATGGCGCCGTAAGTGGGTATGCAGGGCTTGATTTGTCTGTTTCGGATGATGCTGCTAAATTTGGAGTTTACTCCCTTAAGGAGACACCTAGTGACATCACGAATTTAGGTTTGGATTTGTTTTTTAATACTCAAAGCGATTATTTTGTAGATGTTTTTGGCAGTATTTCTAGAAAAGGACTGTTAGGAAATCGAAATTTAGAATTAGGGTTAAAAGGCAAGCTTTTTTATTTAGATCAAGATAGTAATAGCAAAATGGGATATGGCTTAATGCTTGGGGTCTTAGGGCGTTATTGGTTGCCGACCCCGATGCCTTCTGCTATTTATGCTGATTATCTCTATGCGCCAGAGGTTATTGTGTTTGGTGATGCAAAAAATGCTTATGATTGGACCATTCGAGGAGAGCTTCAGGTCACTCAAAATATTATGGCTTATCTAGGAGTAAGACAGCTTCAAGCAGAGTTTTCATCCACTTCACATGAATTTGATGGAAATGCCCATGTTGGAGTAAAAATTGCTTTTTAA
- the rho gene encoding transcription termination factor Rho — protein sequence MNLNDLKKMSAAALLDIAAEKGLENLARLKKQDIIFAILKAHAKSGEDIYGEGVLEILPDGFGFLRSGDGSYLAGPDDLYVSPSQIRRFGLRKGDTIQGKIRPPKDGERYFALLKVEKINFEDPDVARKKIAFENLTPLHAQERLKMELGNGSTEDITTRIIDIAAPFGKGQRGLIVAPPKSGKTVILQQIAQSIAENHPEAYLIVLLIDERPEEVTEMQRTVKGEVISSTFDEPATRHVQVAEMVIEKAKRLVEHKTDVVILLDSITRLARAYNTVVPSSGKILTGGVDANALHRPKRFFGAARNIEEGGSLTIIATALVDTGSKMDEVIFEEFKGTGNMELHLSRSIAEKRTFPAINIEKSGTRKEELLTTPEEYQNIWILRRFLQGLNNEVDAIETLIDQMKVTKTNQELFTAMKR from the coding sequence ATGAACTTAAACGATCTTAAAAAAATGTCTGCGGCCGCTTTGCTGGACATCGCCGCGGAAAAAGGCCTGGAAAACCTGGCCCGTCTGAAAAAACAAGACATCATTTTCGCCATTCTGAAAGCGCACGCCAAAAGCGGTGAAGACATTTACGGTGAAGGGGTGCTTGAAATTCTACCGGATGGTTTCGGCTTCTTACGCTCCGGCGACGGCTCTTACTTGGCCGGCCCGGACGATCTTTACGTCTCGCCGAGCCAGATTCGTCGCTTCGGTCTACGTAAAGGGGATACCATTCAAGGCAAAATTCGTCCGCCAAAAGACGGTGAGCGCTATTTTGCCTTGTTGAAAGTTGAAAAAATCAACTTCGAGGATCCGGATGTCGCCCGTAAGAAAATCGCCTTCGAAAACCTGACCCCATTACACGCCCAAGAGCGTTTGAAAATGGAATTGGGCAACGGCAGCACGGAAGATATCACAACACGTATTATCGACATTGCCGCACCATTTGGTAAAGGGCAGCGTGGTTTGATTGTGGCGCCACCAAAATCCGGTAAAACCGTGATTTTGCAGCAAATCGCTCAATCCATCGCCGAAAACCACCCGGAAGCCTATTTGATCGTGCTGTTGATCGACGAACGTCCGGAAGAGGTGACTGAAATGCAACGCACCGTTAAGGGCGAAGTCATTTCCTCCACCTTTGACGAACCGGCCACCCGCCACGTTCAAGTCGCGGAAATGGTCATTGAAAAAGCCAAGCGTTTGGTTGAGCACAAAACCGACGTGGTCATCTTACTGGATTCCATCACTCGTTTGGCGCGGGCTTACAACACCGTAGTGCCATCTTCCGGCAAGATTCTGACCGGGGGTGTGGACGCCAACGCGTTGCACCGCCCGAAACGTTTCTTCGGTGCCGCACGTAATATCGAAGAAGGCGGCTCCCTGACTATCATCGCCACGGCCTTGGTGGACACCGGTTCGAAAATGGACGAAGTCATCTTCGAAGAGTTCAAAGGCACCGGTAACATGGAACTGCATCTATCACGCAGCATCGCCGAAAAACGCACCTTCCCGGCCATCAACATCGAGAAGTCCGGTACGCGTAAAGAAGAGTTGCTCACCACGCCGGAAGAATATCAGAACATTTGGATTTTGCGTCGTTTCTTGCAAGGCCTCAACAACGAAGTGGATGCCATTGAGACGTTGATTGACCAAATGAAGGTCACCAAGACCAACCAAGAACTCTTTACGGCCATGAAGCGCTAA